The following are encoded together in the Myxococcus virescens genome:
- a CDS encoding fused MFS/spermidine synthase codes for MSRYAIAIFASAFLLFGVQPLVGRYSLPWYGGTPGVWTACMLFFQAVLLGGYAYSHGLASRLAPRTQARVHLGLLAVAVLLLGARALLAGSPVAPGPEWRPEGTALAVPRLLAMLAVTIGLPFFVLSTTGPLLQSWFARARPGRSPYPLYALSNAGSLLALLGYPFLVEPWVGRGAQAWGWGVGFVFFAVACAVCALDVMKQPDTAPVATAAPVTATPLTEGTGVEAGAEVARPTMRATMTWLGLSTCASVLLLATTNQLSQDVAAGPFLWVLPLAVYLLTFILAFSRESFYSRTIYAVLLIASGAGVAHAQTQGPQSSLALQLAAYSVALFAGSMVCHGELYRLRPPPRHLSAFYLWVSAGGVLGGLLISVLAPAVFSAYWEYPLSLGACCVVALVGMAKQAGEATRTQRMQRVLRGAMLLLVAGHLTYTMAREQGRARFASRNFFGVVRVMEQGVGSPEDHRFTLLHGAITHGLQYVTPERRGVPTTYYTPEAGLGLAIAEQRRLREAVGLPAGLRVGVLGLGVGTSAALLEAEDTGRFYEIDPAVIALAQGEGGYFSFLGDTPAKVELVEGDARISLERELEAGGAQGFDVLALDTFSSDAVPVHLLTQEAVALYRAHLAPHGVLALHISNVHLDLVPLTLAHARALGLHAALVVNETQGDALRSNWMVLSPDREFSWGPTFTRASARVRRLGLREDPDFTWTDEKSSVLHVLRRGRPSASVKDVEASSGPPGPASAQPGTE; via the coding sequence ATGTCCCGCTACGCCATCGCCATCTTCGCCAGTGCGTTCCTCTTGTTTGGCGTGCAACCCCTGGTGGGGCGCTATTCGCTGCCGTGGTACGGCGGAACGCCCGGCGTGTGGACGGCGTGCATGTTGTTCTTCCAGGCGGTGCTGCTGGGGGGCTACGCGTACTCGCACGGACTCGCCTCGCGGCTGGCACCTCGCACGCAAGCCCGCGTCCACCTGGGACTGCTCGCGGTGGCGGTGCTGCTGCTGGGCGCTCGCGCGTTGCTGGCGGGCTCGCCGGTGGCGCCCGGGCCTGAATGGCGTCCGGAGGGCACCGCGCTGGCCGTGCCCCGGCTGCTGGCGATGCTGGCGGTCACCATCGGCCTGCCTTTCTTCGTGCTGAGCACCACCGGTCCGCTGCTCCAGTCGTGGTTCGCCCGCGCGCGACCGGGCCGCTCGCCCTATCCGCTGTATGCGCTGTCCAACGCGGGCTCGCTGCTGGCGCTGCTCGGCTATCCCTTCCTGGTGGAGCCGTGGGTGGGGCGCGGCGCCCAGGCGTGGGGCTGGGGCGTGGGCTTCGTCTTCTTCGCCGTGGCCTGCGCGGTGTGTGCGCTGGACGTGATGAAGCAGCCAGACACGGCGCCCGTCGCCACGGCCGCGCCCGTGACGGCCACGCCGCTGACGGAAGGCACCGGGGTAGAGGCCGGCGCGGAGGTGGCACGCCCCACCATGCGCGCCACGATGACGTGGCTGGGGCTGAGCACCTGCGCGTCGGTGCTGCTGTTGGCGACGACGAATCAGCTCTCCCAGGACGTGGCGGCCGGCCCCTTCCTCTGGGTGCTGCCCCTGGCCGTCTACCTGCTGACCTTCATCCTCGCCTTCTCCCGTGAGTCCTTCTACTCGCGGACCATCTACGCGGTGCTGCTCATCGCCTCGGGCGCGGGCGTGGCGCACGCGCAGACGCAGGGGCCGCAGTCATCGCTCGCGCTCCAACTGGCCGCGTACTCCGTGGCCCTCTTCGCGGGCAGCATGGTGTGCCACGGCGAGCTGTACCGGCTGCGTCCACCGCCGCGCCACCTCAGCGCCTTCTACCTGTGGGTGTCCGCGGGCGGCGTGCTGGGCGGGCTGCTCATCAGCGTGCTGGCCCCCGCCGTCTTCAGCGCCTACTGGGAGTACCCCCTGTCGCTGGGCGCGTGCTGCGTCGTCGCGCTGGTGGGCATGGCGAAACAAGCGGGCGAAGCGACGCGGACGCAGCGGATGCAGCGTGTCCTGCGCGGCGCCATGCTGCTCCTGGTGGCCGGACACCTGACGTACACCATGGCCCGCGAGCAGGGCCGCGCGCGCTTCGCCTCGCGCAACTTCTTCGGCGTGGTGCGGGTGATGGAGCAGGGCGTGGGCTCGCCGGAGGACCACCGCTTCACGCTGCTGCACGGCGCCATCACCCACGGGCTCCAGTACGTGACGCCCGAGCGCAGGGGCGTGCCCACGACGTATTACACGCCGGAGGCGGGCCTGGGACTGGCCATCGCCGAGCAGCGCCGGCTGCGCGAAGCCGTGGGGCTGCCCGCGGGGCTTCGTGTGGGCGTGTTGGGACTGGGCGTGGGCACCAGCGCCGCGTTGCTCGAGGCGGAGGACACCGGGCGCTTCTACGAAATCGACCCCGCGGTCATCGCGCTGGCGCAGGGCGAGGGCGGCTACTTCTCCTTCCTGGGAGACACGCCGGCGAAGGTGGAGCTGGTGGAGGGGGACGCGCGCATCTCCCTGGAGCGGGAGCTGGAGGCGGGCGGCGCGCAGGGCTTCGACGTGCTCGCGCTGGACACCTTCTCCTCGGACGCGGTGCCGGTGCACCTGCTCACCCAGGAGGCGGTGGCGCTCTACCGCGCGCACCTGGCGCCCCATGGCGTGCTGGCGCTGCACATCAGCAACGTCCACCTGGACCTGGTGCCGCTGACGCTGGCGCACGCGCGGGCCCTGGGGCTGCACGCGGCGCTGGTGGTCAACGAGACGCAAGGGGACGCGCTGCGCAGCAACTGGATGGTGCTGAGCCCGGACCGCGAGTTCTCGTGGGGACCCACCTTCACCCGGGCCTCCGCGCGCGTGCGCCGGCTGGGCCTGCGGGAGGACCCCGACTTCACGTGGACGGACGAGAAGAGCAGCGTGCTGCACGTGCTCCGCCGCGGCAGGCCCTCGGCGAGCGTCAAGGACGTGGAGGCCTCCTCCGGCCCGCCCGGCCCCGCGTCCGCCCAGCCCGGGACGGAGTGA
- a CDS encoding YoaK family protein gives MPFSSESSPGNRRAYTLLSVLLAGVAGLVNTTGFVALGLHTSHMSGTMATLGESLASGNVALALLAAQLLLSFVVGAVSASVLLELSQQRPRGRHSSALLLEALTLGGIGAWLAYHPSTHEPTLMWGLAYAMGLQNALVTRVSGAVVRTTHITGILTDIGIQVVRLGSWLREGTRGQGLLGLRRRLWALPTAVEFERTRLHLGLGSAFLGGCTLGPLLFARLGAATLAIPCGVLVMLVALDLSAVATSGPQAMPRA, from the coding sequence ATGCCCTTCTCATCGGAATCGTCTCCCGGGAACCGGAGAGCCTACACACTGCTGTCAGTGCTGCTCGCGGGCGTGGCGGGCCTGGTGAATACCACGGGCTTCGTGGCGCTGGGCCTGCACACGTCGCACATGTCCGGAACCATGGCCACGCTGGGAGAGTCCCTGGCCTCGGGCAACGTGGCCCTGGCCTTGCTCGCCGCGCAACTCCTGCTGTCCTTCGTGGTGGGCGCCGTGTCCGCGTCGGTGCTGCTGGAGCTCTCACAGCAGCGCCCCCGGGGCCGCCACTCCTCCGCACTGCTCCTGGAGGCACTCACGCTGGGCGGCATCGGCGCCTGGCTGGCGTACCACCCCAGTACCCACGAGCCGACGCTCATGTGGGGCCTGGCCTATGCCATGGGGCTCCAGAACGCGCTCGTCACCCGCGTCTCCGGCGCCGTGGTGCGCACCACGCACATCACCGGCATCCTCACCGACATCGGCATCCAGGTGGTGCGGCTGGGTTCCTGGCTGCGCGAGGGAACGCGGGGCCAGGGCTTGCTGGGCCTGCGACGCCGTCTCTGGGCGCTGCCCACCGCTGTTGAATTCGAACGGACACGGCTGCACCTGGGGCTCGGCTCCGCCTTCCTGGGCGGCTGCACGCTGGGGCCGCTGCTCTTCGCCCGGCTCGGCGCGGCCACCCTGGCGATTCCCTGCGGCGTGCTGGTGATGCTGGTCGCGCTCGACCTGAGCGCCGTCGCCACCTCCGGCCCCCAGGCGATGCCGCGCGCCTGA
- a CDS encoding histidine triad nucleotide-binding protein encodes MSDCLFCKIRDGLIPAKVVYRDDMCVAFEDINPQAPTHVLFIPHKHIPTVNDITAEDRELVGHLFTAAAKVAQERGHADPNDGYRVVMNTHAHAGQTVFHIHLHLLAGRPLGWPPG; translated from the coding sequence ATGTCCGACTGTCTCTTCTGCAAGATTCGCGACGGGCTCATCCCCGCCAAGGTGGTCTACCGCGACGACATGTGCGTGGCCTTCGAGGACATCAATCCCCAGGCCCCCACCCACGTGCTCTTCATCCCCCACAAGCACATCCCCACCGTGAACGACATCACGGCGGAGGACCGCGAGCTGGTGGGCCACCTCTTCACCGCGGCCGCCAAGGTGGCCCAGGAGCGCGGGCACGCGGACCCGAACGACGGCTACCGGGTGGTGATGAACACCCATGCGCACGCCGGCCAGACGGTCTTCCACATCCACCTGCACCTGCTGGCCGGGCGCCCGCTGGGCTGGCCGCCGGGTTAG